Part of the Danio rerio strain Tuebingen ecotype United States chromosome 12, GRCz12tu, whole genome shotgun sequence genome, agaatcaccacaacagatcagttacagtaattgttgtgttaccatagcaactgtagaatcacaacagatcagttacagtaattgttgtgttaccatagcaattacAGAATCCCTGCaaaagatcaattactatagctgatgttaccatagcaactgtagaatcatcacaacagatcaattactatagttgatatgttaccatagcaactgtagaatcaccacagcagatcattTCAAGTACTTCACTCAGTATGCTTTAAAATCACTCTAGTATGAACTTTAGATGACTTtaacttacagtttttctctctCCTGCAGGTGACACGGTGTTTGTGGTGTTGCGTAAGCAGCGCCTGATCTTCCTGCACTGGTATCATCACATCACGGTCCTGCTGTACTCCTGGTTCTCATATAAGGACCACGTGGCCGGCGGCGGCTGGTTCATGAGCATGAACTTCACCAACCACGCGTTCATGTACTCCTACTACACAGCCAAAGCAGCCGGCATGCGCGTGCCCAGAGCCTTCGCCATGCTCATCACCGTCCTGCAGATCTCGCAGATGGCAGCCGGTCTGACCGTCCTGGGTCTCGTCTACAGCTGGAAACACGAGCAACACTGCAAATCCACCGACAACAACATCGTCTTCGGATCCGCCATGTACTTCAGCTACCTGCTGCTCTTCTGTGCCTTCTTCTACCAGTCCTACATCAGACGCTCAGACGGAGGACAGCAGAGGAGACACAAGAGAGACTGAGAGAAGACACTGCCCTCTTATTTGTTCATGCTCACACACTGGAAAAATGCAAGTTTCACACAGTTTCTTCATGATGTTCCGATACAAACCCATTAAATTATCTTCATCAGTTTTACacatgtaagtggattgaacatattaAGTtgcaaattaaatgcattttaaataagtcatttttGAGTG contains:
- the zgc:92749 gene encoding Elongation of very long chain fatty acids protein 6-like (The RefSeq protein has 6 substitutions compared to this genomic sequence) — translated: MNGSLSAFAFERQFDDRGALLWFQQNWGYSFVLSGTYAVLIFLGHMFMKDRQKLDLRAPLVLWSMSLAVFSIVGTLRTGWYMFNVVCSEGFRQSVCDTDFYSAPVSKFWAFAFAISKAPELGDTVFVVLRKQRLIFLHWYHHITVLLYSWFSYKDHVAGGGWFMSMNFTVHAFMYSYYTAKAAGVRVPRAFAMLITVLQISQMAAGLTVLGLVYSWKHEQHCKSTDNNIIFGSAMYFSYLPLFCAFFYQSYIRRSDGGQKRRLKRD